Within Pseudomonas alloputida, the genomic segment GGTTGCGGTTTGGGGCTGGCGATTGTGCAGGCGATCGTGCAGCGGTGTGCCGGTAGCCTGCGCTTTGACAGCCGTAGTGACGGCTTGCGGGTTTTGTTGCAGGTACCGGCGCGTCCTGGGCATTGATGTTTATCGCCTGTGCTGGCCTCTTCGCGGGTGAACCCGCTCCTACGGGCGGGTTTACCCGCGAAGAGGCCAGCACAGACAAAAATAAAATCGCGTAACAACCGCTAAATCCTCCCCCCACTCAAGCGTTTCCAAAGCGATAACCGCCCATCCGCTTGCTCGCGAGGATTTACCCATGTCCACCGCTTCCAGCCTTGCCCGGGTTGTACCGGCCAGCGTGCCGCAACCCTTGTACGAATTCACCGATTCGCCTTTGCTGCAACGCCAGCAACAGCAGGAATCCAACGCCCGCAGCTACCCGCGGCGTATCCCGCTGGCGCTCAGGCGTGCCCGTGGCATCCACGTCGAAGACGTCGAAGGCCGCCAGTTCATCGACTGCCTGGCCGGTGCCGGCACCCTGGCCCTGGGCCACAACCACCCGGTGGTGGTCGAGGCGATCCAGCGGGTGCTGGCTGACGAGTTGCCGCTGCACACCTTGGACCTGACCACCCCGGTCAAGGACCGCTTCGTCCAGGACCTGTTCGGCATCCTGCCCGAGGCGCTGCGCCGCGAGGCCAAGGTGCAGTTCTGTGGCCCGACCGGCACTGATGCAGTCGAGGCTGCGCTCAAGCTGGTGCGCACCGCCACCGGCCGCAGCACCGTGCTGGCCTTCCAGGGCGCCTACCATGGCATGAGCCAAGGCGCGCTGAACCTGATGGGCAGCCATGGGCCGAAGCAGCCACTGGGGGCCTTGCTCGGCAACGGCGTGCAGTTCATGCCTTACCCGTACGACTACCGCTGCCCGTTCGGCCTGGGCGGTGAGGCCGGGGTCAAGGCCAACCTGCATTACCTGGAAAACCTGCTGCTCGATCCGGAAAGCGGCGTGCCGCTGCCCGCCGCCGTGATCCTCGAAGTGGTGCAGGGTGAGGGCGGGGTGGTTCCGGCCGACATCGAATGGCTCAAGGGCGTGCGGCGCATTACCGAGCAGGCGGGCGTGGCGTTGATCGTCGACGAGATCCAGAGCGGCTTCGCCCGTACCGGGCGCATGTTTGCCTTCGAGCACGCCGGTATCGTGCCTGATGTGGTCACCTTGTCCAAAGCCATCGGTGGCAGCCTGCCGCTGGCGGTAGTGGTCTATCGCGACTGGCTGGACACCTGGAAGCCAGGTGCGCATGCCGGTACCTTCCGCGGCAACCAGATGGCCATGGCCGCGGGCTCGGCGGTGATCAACTACCTGGTCGAGCATCGCCTGGCCGAGCATGCCGAGGCCATGGGGCAGCGGTTGCGTGGGCATTTGCAGCGCCTGCAGCGGGACTATCCGCAGTTGGGTGATATCCGTGGCCGTGGCTTGATGCTGGGTGTGGAACTGGTCGACCCACAAGGCCAGCCGGATGCTCTGGGCCACCCACCGGCTAATCGCGACTTGGCGCCGAAGGTGCAGCGCGAGTGCCTCAAGCGCGGGCTGATCCTGGAGTTGGGTGGGCGGCATGGGGCGGTGGTGCGTTTCCTGCCGCCGTTGATCATCAGTGCCGAGCAGATCGACGAGGTTGCCCAGCGCTTCAGCGCTGCAGTCGCCGCCGCCGTAGGCAGCGTTTGACGCCGCGCTGCATGCCACTGTTTGACGCGGTCGGCCTGCAAGGCTGGCCGCCAACCCAAGCGTGTCGACGGTCTCTACGGAGCCTGGCGACAAGGAGAGCGAAACATGAGTGTACTTGCCGGGATCAAGGCGCGGCCATTGATGCCCGAACGGGGCGCTTTACCGCTGCTGATCGAAGCGCCCGAACCGGGGCTTGGCTTGCTGGACGTCTTTGACGAACTCAAGGCTATCGTCGATGGCCACCTCGACCAGTGCGGCGGGGTACTGCTGCGTGGTTTCGACGTGGGCGGAGTCACGGCCTTTCGCGAATTCGCCCAGGCCTTCGGCCACCCGCTGCTCAACTACGAGTTCGGCTCGACGCCGCGCAGCAATGTTACCCAAGGGGTCTACACCTCCACGGAGTACCCCGCGCACCAGAGCATCCCGCTGCACAACGAGCAGGCCTACAGCCTCGACTGGCCGATGCGGATTTGGTTCTACAGTGTGATCGCCGCTCAGACTGGCGGTGAAACGCCAATTGCCGACAGCCGTGAAGTGTTCCGGCGCATGCCGGCCGACATACGCGAGCGCTTTGCCAGCAAGCGCCTGATGTATGTGCGCAACTACGGCAATGGCCTTGATGTGAGTTGGGAGCAGGTGTTCAACACCGAGGACCGCAGCGTAGTGGAGGCCTATTGCCGCGCGCACCACATCGACTGGGAATGGAAGGACGACGGTGAGCTGCGCACGCGCCAGGTCTGCCAGGCCGTGGCCACGCACCCCTGGACGGGGGATCAGGTATGGTTCAATCAGGCCCACCTGTTCCATGTCTCCAACCTACCGGCCGAGGTGCGCGAAAGCCTGCTGGAAATCGTCGACGAGGAAGACTTGCCGCGCAACGTCTACTACGGCGACGGCACACCGATCGAGAACGAAGTGCTCGAACGCATTCGCGCTGTGCTGGACGATTGCGCGATCAGTTTCCCCTGGCAGGAAAACGACGTGCTGATGCTCGACAACATGCTCGCGGCGCACGCCCGGGCACCGTTCACCGGGCCACGCAAAGTGGTCGTGGCCATGGCTCAGGGGCACCGCGAAGCGGCGCTTTGAGGCCACTGTGGCGAGTGCTTGCGGCTTGCCGCAGGCGCTCGCCAGCGCAGCGTCCGGGCATGGCGCTGCCGCGTTAAATTCGCCCTCCCTCCGCTCGTTCTACTGGAAACGCTTTGGCCGCACGGCCGAGCTGCAGATCAGTAAGGACCCCGAGCATGAACGCCCAAGACTCACTCAAACTGGCTCGACGCTTCATCGAGCTGCCCGCTGCCAAGCGACGGTTGTTTCTGGATGCCATGCGCGGGGAGGGCGTCGATTTCGCGCTGTTGCCGATCGCGCCTGGGGTCGAGGTTGCTGCCCGTGACGCGCTGTCATATGCCCAGCAGCGCATGTGGTTCGCCTGGCGGCTCGATGCCAAGAGTGCTGCCTACAACCTGCCCATGGCAGTCAAGCTCAAGGGGCCGATAGCGCCTGAGGCCTTGCAGCAGGCGCTGGACACCCTGGTGGCGCGACATGAATCGCTGCGCACGCTGTTTCCCGAGGTTGACGACCAGCCACGCCAACGCGTGCAGGCGCAGGCGTCGATCAGGGGCGAGATGTTGGACCTTTCCCACCTGCAGGGCGAGGCCCAGGCGCAGCAGGTCGAGGCCGCATGTGCTGCAGAGTCGGCGGCACCCTTCGACTTGGCCGCCGGGCCGCTGATGCGGGTGCGCTTGCTGCGCACCTCGGCCACCGAGCACCTGTTGCTGATCACTCTGCACCATATCATCGCCGACGGCTGGTCGCTGGGTATCCTGATCGACGAACTGGTTCGGCTTTACGATGCCGCCGTGGCCGGCCAGGCGTCAGCACTTGCGCCGCTGGCCATCCAGTATCGCGATTTCGCCCTGTGGCAGCGCAGCTGGCTGGAAGCCGGCGAGCAGGCGCGCCAGCTGGAGTACTGGTTGGATCATCTGGGCAACGACCACCCCGTGTTGCAATTGCCGAGCGATCACCTGCGTCCGGCGCTGCCCAGCTACCGTGGCGAACGCCTGGAGCTGCAAATCGATGCAGCGTTGGCCCAGCGCCTGCAGGCCCTGGCCAGGCGGCACAACGTCACGCTGTTCGTGGTGCTGCTGGCCGCTTTCAAGACCTTGTTGTACCGCTACAGCGGCCAGTCGCGGGTACGCGTCGGTGTGCCGATCGCCAACCGCAACCGCAGTGAAGTGGAGGGGCTGATCGGTTGCTTCATCAATACCCAGGTGCTGCAGACCGACATCGATCCGACTCAGGGTGGTGCGCACCTGCTGAGCCAGGTCAAAGCCTGTGCGGCGCAGGCGCAATCGCACCAGGACGTGCCGTTCGACCAGCTGGTGGAAGCGCTGGGCCTGGAGCGCACCGGGGGCGTGAGCCCGCTGTTCCAGGTGCTTTTCAACCATCAGTCGATGGTCACCGACGTCGCCACTGTGCGCACCGCCTCGGGCCTTGAGCTGGAAAAACTCGAGCTGCGCAAGAGCACTGCACGCTTCGACCTTACCCTGGACACCGTGGAGGTTGCCGGGCAGCTTCGCGCCGCCTTCACCTTTGCCCTTGACCTGTTCGAGCGCGACACCGTCGAGGCCATGGGGCGTGATTGGCTGAGCCTGCTGGCCGCCCTCAGCCGCGATGACGTCGCTGCGCTGGGTGACTGGCCGCTGGCGGGCGCACCTGTTGCCGCACCGCAGGTGCTGCCTTATGCCGGCCCGTTGCTGCACCAGCGCGTGACGGCCTTTGCCAAGGCGCAGCCGCAGCGCATCGCCGTTGTCAGTGCCGATGGCTCGCTCAGTTACGGCGAGCTCGACGCGCGCGCCGATCAGCTGTGTGCCCAGCTGCAAGCGCACGGTGTGGTCGCCGATCAGCCGGTGGGCCTGATCGCCGAGCGCTCGGTGAACCTGTTGGTTGGCCTGCTGGCGATTCTCAAGGCCGGGGGGGCGTATGTACCGCTGGAGCCGGGTCAGCCGCAGCAGCGAATGGCATTCATGCTGCGTGACGCACAGATCAAGGTCTTGCTCAGGGCCGAGGACGAGCCTGGCCCGGCCATCGGGGGCGTACAGTGCCTGGCGCTGAACGCGGCAGGTGGCGAGGCAGGGGTGCCCGTGGCGGTTCACTCCGGCAACCTGGCTTATGTGATCTACACCTCGGGCACCACCGGTATGCCCAAGGGGGTCGCGGTGTCTCATGGGGCGCTGGCCAATTACCTTGAAGGCTTGTCCGAGCGGATTGCCCTTGGCGATCTGGAACACTTCGCCATGGTCTCCACGCCTGCCGCCGACCTTGGGCATACCATGCTGTTTGGCGCGCTCTGGGCCGGCAAGACGGTACATCTGCTGCAGCGCGAGGCGGTGCTCGATGCCGACGGTTTCGCCGCCTACCTGTCGGCAAACCACGTCGATGCGCTGAAAATCGTGCCTTCGCACCTGGGTGCGCTGCTCGATGCCTGCGCCGATGCCAGCGTGCTGCCGCAGCGTTGCCTGGTGCTTGGCGGCGAGGCCTGCCCGCCGGCACTGCTGGCGCGTATCGGCACCTTGCGCCCGGGCCTGAAGGTCTTGAACCATTACGGGCCGACCGAAACCACGGTAGGCGTGCTCACCGCCGAACTGGCGGCTGGCGAGGTAACGCATCTGGGCAGCCCGTTGCGCAACAGCCGAGTGCAGGTGCTCGACGCCACGCTGCAGGCGGTGCCCGGTATGGCCAAAGGCGAGCTGTGCATCGCCGGGGCCGGCCTGGCCCGTGGTTACCTCGCACGCCCTGGGTTGACCGCTGAGCGTTTCGTGCCTGATGCCCACGGCGAGCCTGGGGCGCGTCTGTACCGCACCGGCGATGTGGTGCAGCGTGATCGCCAAGGCCGCCTGTTGTACCTGGGGCGCGTCGATCACCAGCTGAAGATACGCGGCTACCGCGTCGAGCCGGGGGAGATCGAGGCGTGCCTGCAAGGCCTGCCGGATGTGGACAAGGCGGTGGTGCGTGCCACCGGCCAGGATGGCAGTTTGCAGCTGCTGGCCTACCTGGTGGCGCCGCGGCTGCTGGCCCGCGAGCGTGATGCCGAGGCGGCACAGGAGGCCGTGCAGCAAGCGCTGAAGTTGCACGTGCAGGCGCACATGGTGCCAGCCCGCGTGTTGTTCCTCGACAGCCTGCCATTGACTGCCAACGGCAAGGTTGACCTGGCCAGATTGCCGCTGCCGGACCAACAACACCCGGTGGCCAGCCACACACCGGCTCAGACGCCACTGCAGATCGACCTGGCCAACCTTTGGCAGGAAGTGCTGGGCTGTCCGCAGGTCGGCTTGGACGACAACTTCTTTGCCCTGGGTGGGCACTCGCTCATGGCCACCCAGATCGTCTCGCGCGCACGCCGACAACTGGGCCTGGATATCCCGTTGCGCCTGCTGTTCGATACGGCCGACCTGCGCAGCTTCAGCCACAGGGTCAGCCAACTGGGCGAGGTGGCCGATGCACCGATCCAGGTGCTCGACCGCCAGGCTTGGTTGCCGGTGTCCCATGCCCAGTACCGCCAGTGGCTGTTCTGGAAAATCCATCCGCACAGCTCGGCCTACCACACGCCGATGGCCGTGCGCATCACCGGTGCCCTGGACCGTGAAGCGCTGGCCCAAGCGTTTTCGGCGCTGGTGTCACGGCATGAATCATTGCGTACCTGTTTCGAAGAGCAGCAAGGTGTGCCTGGCTTGCGCGTCCACGCCAATCTCGCGGTCACCCTTGAGCAGCAGCAGGCGCAAGCCTTTGACCCCGCGCAACTGTTGCAGCAGTTGCAGGCCGACATCCAGCAGCCATTCGACCTTGCCAACGGGCCGCTGATTCGCATGAAGCTGTATCAGCGTGGCGAGCAGGAGCACCTACTGCTCGTGACCCTGCACCACATCGTCTCCGACGGCTGGTCGATGGGCGTGATGGTGCGCGAGTGCATTGCCGTCTACAACCACCATGCCGCAGGGGCAGCGCAGCCTGATTTCGCGCCTTTGCCGGTGCAATACGCCGACTATGCCAGCTGGCAACGCGAGCGCCTGAGCGAAGGCCAGATGCAAGCCCAGCTCGGCTACTGGCAGGCGCACCTGGAAGATGATTTCGCAGTGCTGCAGTTACCTGCCGACCGCCCACGGCCCGAGCTGCAAAGCTATCGGGGCGGACGTCTGGACGTGCGCCTGCCCGCGCAGTTGACGGCGGACCTGCGGCGCCTGGCAGTGCGCTGCAACGCCACGCTGTTCCACGTCTTCCTAGCCTCGTTCGGCCTGCTGCTGGCGCGCTACAGCGGCAACGAGAAGATCAACATCGGCGTGCCCATGACCAACCGCAATCGCCTGGAGCTCGAAGGGTTGATCGGGTTCTTCGTCAACACCGTGGTGCTGCGGCTGAGTGTGGACTACAGCGTCAGTTTCGAGCAGTTGCTGGCCCATACCAAAGAAATCAGCCTGCAGGCCCAGGCCAACAAGGACCTGCCATTCGACGCTCTGGTCGAGGCGCTGCAGCCAGAGCGCGGCATGGGTTACAACCCGTTGTTCCAGGTGATGTACAACCACTTGCGCGATCTGGGTGAGCAGGTGACCGGGCAAAGCTTGAATGGCCTGCAGGTAGAGGAGGTGGACCTTGACGAAGGCACCGCGCAGTTCGATCTCTCGCTCGACACCGTGGAGCGCTCCGACGGCGTGTTGGCGACCTTCACCTATGCCGTCGACCTGTTCGACCCCTCACGCATACAGCGTATGGCCACGCACTGGCTGAACCTGCTGCAAGCGCTGTGTGCCCAGCCGCACGTCTGCGTTGATCGCCTGGCCCTGGCCACGGCCGACGAGCGCCGTCTGGTCGAGAGAGACTGGTGCCAGGGGCCTGCAGAGCAATTGAGCGATACTGCCGTGGCCCGCCAGTTCGAAGCGCAAGTGCTGCGCGCACCGGATGCCGTGGCTGTCATCCATGAAGGCCAGGCCTGGAGCTATGCCGAACTCAACCGGCGCGCCAACCGCCTGGCCCATCGCCTGCAAGCGCTCGGCGCCGGGCCTGAGGTGCTGATCGGTGTGGCCCTGGAGCGTGGCCTGGGGATGGTCGCGGGCTTGCTGGCGATCCTCAAGGTGGGCGCTGCCTATGTGCCGCTGGACCCTGACTACCCGGCCGAACGCCTGGCCTACATGATCGAGGACAGCGGCCTGGCCTTGCTGCTGACCCAGGCCAGCCTGAGTGAGCAGCTGGCGGTGCCTGCCTGCGTCACGCAGGTGTGCCTCGACGCGCTGCTCGAAGACGGTGACGCTTCCAACCCGCAGGTCGCCATCGACCCTGCCACGCTGGCCTACGTCATGTACACCTCGGGCTCCACCGGGCGGCCCAAGGGTGTGGCGATCACCCAGGGCGCACTGAGCCAGCATGCCCAGGTGTCGCTGGGCTTCTTCAACCTCAAGCCCAGCGATCGCATCCTGCAGTTCGCCACCTTCAACTTCGACGGCTTCGTCGAGCAGCTGTACCCGGCGCTGATCTGCGGCGCTTCGGTGGTGGTCCGCGGGCCGGAGTTGTGGGGCAGTGAGCGGTTCTACCGCGAACTGATCAGCAATGACATCAGCGTGGTAGATGTGACCACCGCCTACTGGTTCATGCTGGCCAAGGACTTTGCCGAGCACGGCCCTCGCGACTACGGCCGCCTGCACCAGTTTCACGCCGGCGGCGAAGCCATGCCGCCGGAGGGCTTGCTCGCCTGGCAGGCGGCGGGCCTTGGCCATGTAACGCTGCTCAATACCTACGGCCCGACTGAGGCGACCGTCACGGTTACCGCCCACGACTGCGCGCCTTACCTAGGTGCCACGGCGCAGGCGCTGCCACCGGTGATGCCGATCGGCCGGGTGCTGGCCGGGCGCAGCATCCACCTGCTGGATAACAGCGGCGGTGCTGTGCTCAATGGCGCGGTCGGCGAACTGATGATCGGCGGCGAACTGCTCGCCAGGGGCTACCACCAGCGCCCTGGCCTGACCGCTGAGCGCTTCATCCCCGACCCGTTCGGCGCCCCCGGCAGCCGCCTCTATCGCTCCGGCGACCTGGCGCGCTACCTCGCCGATGGGCAGATCGAATATGCCGGGCGCATCGACCATCAGGTGAAGATTCGCGGCTTCCGCATCGAGCTGGGAGAAGTCGGCGCGCGCCTGCTGGAGCACGCCAGCGTACGTGATGCCCTGGTCATCGACGTCGATGGGCCGCTGGGCAAGCAACTGGTTGGCTACCTGGTGCCTGCGGTGGCAGACGTCGCCCAGGCCAGCGTGCAAACGCAACAGGAGCTTCTGGCGCAGTTGCGCACCGACCTTCGCAGCAGCCTGCCGGACTACATGGTGCCTGCCCACCTCATATGGTTGCCCGAGCTGCCCCTGAGCCCGAACGGCAAGCTGGACCGCAAGGCGCTGCCGCAACCCGATCTGGCCCAGCTTCAGGTGCGCTATGTGCCGCCGTACAGCGATACCGAATGCAAGGTCGCAGCGATCTGGGCCGATGTCCTGCGCATCGAGCAGGTCGGGCTGGACGACAACTTCTTTGAACTGGGTGGTCACTCGCTGCTGGCGGCCCAGGCCCTCTCACGTATCAACAGCCAACTGGGCATCGATATGCCGATCCGTCTCATCTTCGAAACACCGGTTCTGCGGGCCTTTGCCCAGGCGCTGGAAGGCGCGGGCCAGGCCCTGACCGAAGAAGGCCTCGCCGGTATCGAACAACTGATGAATGAATTGACTGAGGCTTGAAATGGACAAGACAACCGCAGAACGCATCGCCAGACGTTTCGTAGCAATGCCGCTGGAGCAGCGCCGCCAGGTGGTCGAAAAAATGAGCGCTGGCGGCCAGAGCTTCCGCCTGCTGCCAATTGTCGCCAGCCGTCATGACGTGGCGCGTATCCCACTGTCCTATGCCCAGCAGCGGCTGATGTTCCTCTGGCAACTGGAACCGACCAGTGCGTTCTATAACGTACCGATGGCGGTGACGCTCAGGGGCGAGATCGATGTCGGTGCCATGGCCCGTGCCCTGGAGCTGCTGGTGCAACGCCACGAGACCCTGCGAACTCGGCTGGTCATGGACGAAGGGGAGTGCTATCAGCAGGTGCTGGAGCAGTCGCCGGTGGTCCTGGAGTGCGTCGAGGTCCAGGCGCACGACCTCGATGGCGCAGTGCGCGACGAACTGCGTCGCCCCTTCGACCTGTTCGCAGACCCGTTGCTGCGGGTCAAGCTGCTGCGTGTGGGTGCCACCGAACACGTGCTCACGGTGTGCATGCACCACATCATCAGCGATGGCTGGTCGAGCGAGCTGATGGTGCAGACGTTCGTGTCGTTCTATGACGCACTGCTGGCCGGGCAGGCGCCGAACCCTGAAGCGCTGCCGATCCAGTACGCCGACTACGCCATCTGGCAACGTGCCTGGCTGGAAGCCGGTGAGGGCGAGCGGCAATTGCGTTACTGGCAGACCCAGCTGGGCGATGAACAGCCGTTGCTCGACCTGCCGCTGGACTACCCACGCCCTGCGCAGCCCAGCTACCAGGGCGCGGTGGTGCGCGCCGACCTGCCGCCCGCGCTGTCCAGCGCGTTGCGCAGCCTGGCTCAGGCCAATGGCCAGACCTTGTTCATGGTGCTGCTCGGCGCCCTGGCCGTGGTGCTGTCGCGCCACAGTGGCCAGCACGACATCCGCATCGGCGTGCCCAATGCCGGGCGCAACCGCAAGGACCTCGAAGGGCTGATCGGTTTCTTCATCAATACCCAGGTCATGCGCGTGCAGGTGGATGAACAGGCCACCTTCAGCGAGCTGTTCGCCCAGGTCCGCCAGGTGGTGGCCGAGGCCCAGTCGCATCAGGAGCTGCCGTTTGAGCAACTGGTCGATGCGCTGGCCCCAGAGCGCAACCTCAGCCATAACCCGCTGTTCCAGTTCAAGCTCAACCAGAACGTCGCGGGTGAAGCTGCCGGCGGCGAGCAGCGCAAGACCCTCAGCGGTCTGCAGGTCGAGGAGTACCCGTTGAGCGGCGCCGATGCGCGTTTCGACCTGGCCTTCGACTTCACCGATGGCGCCGACGGTATCCAGGCGTACTTCACCTATGCAACCGACCTGTTCAAGGCCAGCACCGTCGAGCGCCTGGTGACGGCCCTGCACACGTTGTTGCAGGACATGGTCGCGGCACCTGCCAGCCGGCTGCTGGACTGTGTCGGTGATGCCGATGCGGTTTTGCACGGTGAGCCCGCGAGCTTCCCTTGCACGGACTTTCTCAGCCTGTTCCGCCGGGCGCTGGCCAATGCCGGCGAGCGCCCCGCGCTGCGTGCGGGCGCAGAGCAGTTGAGCTATG encodes:
- a CDS encoding TauD/TfdA family dioxygenase, which translates into the protein MSVLAGIKARPLMPERGALPLLIEAPEPGLGLLDVFDELKAIVDGHLDQCGGVLLRGFDVGGVTAFREFAQAFGHPLLNYEFGSTPRSNVTQGVYTSTEYPAHQSIPLHNEQAYSLDWPMRIWFYSVIAAQTGGETPIADSREVFRRMPADIRERFASKRLMYVRNYGNGLDVSWEQVFNTEDRSVVEAYCRAHHIDWEWKDDGELRTRQVCQAVATHPWTGDQVWFNQAHLFHVSNLPAEVRESLLEIVDEEDLPRNVYYGDGTPIENEVLERIRAVLDDCAISFPWQENDVLMLDNMLAAHARAPFTGPRKVVVAMAQGHREAAL
- a CDS encoding non-ribosomal peptide synthetase yields the protein MNAQDSLKLARRFIELPAAKRRLFLDAMRGEGVDFALLPIAPGVEVAARDALSYAQQRMWFAWRLDAKSAAYNLPMAVKLKGPIAPEALQQALDTLVARHESLRTLFPEVDDQPRQRVQAQASIRGEMLDLSHLQGEAQAQQVEAACAAESAAPFDLAAGPLMRVRLLRTSATEHLLLITLHHIIADGWSLGILIDELVRLYDAAVAGQASALAPLAIQYRDFALWQRSWLEAGEQARQLEYWLDHLGNDHPVLQLPSDHLRPALPSYRGERLELQIDAALAQRLQALARRHNVTLFVVLLAAFKTLLYRYSGQSRVRVGVPIANRNRSEVEGLIGCFINTQVLQTDIDPTQGGAHLLSQVKACAAQAQSHQDVPFDQLVEALGLERTGGVSPLFQVLFNHQSMVTDVATVRTASGLELEKLELRKSTARFDLTLDTVEVAGQLRAAFTFALDLFERDTVEAMGRDWLSLLAALSRDDVAALGDWPLAGAPVAAPQVLPYAGPLLHQRVTAFAKAQPQRIAVVSADGSLSYGELDARADQLCAQLQAHGVVADQPVGLIAERSVNLLVGLLAILKAGGAYVPLEPGQPQQRMAFMLRDAQIKVLLRAEDEPGPAIGGVQCLALNAAGGEAGVPVAVHSGNLAYVIYTSGTTGMPKGVAVSHGALANYLEGLSERIALGDLEHFAMVSTPAADLGHTMLFGALWAGKTVHLLQREAVLDADGFAAYLSANHVDALKIVPSHLGALLDACADASVLPQRCLVLGGEACPPALLARIGTLRPGLKVLNHYGPTETTVGVLTAELAAGEVTHLGSPLRNSRVQVLDATLQAVPGMAKGELCIAGAGLARGYLARPGLTAERFVPDAHGEPGARLYRTGDVVQRDRQGRLLYLGRVDHQLKIRGYRVEPGEIEACLQGLPDVDKAVVRATGQDGSLQLLAYLVAPRLLARERDAEAAQEAVQQALKLHVQAHMVPARVLFLDSLPLTANGKVDLARLPLPDQQHPVASHTPAQTPLQIDLANLWQEVLGCPQVGLDDNFFALGGHSLMATQIVSRARRQLGLDIPLRLLFDTADLRSFSHRVSQLGEVADAPIQVLDRQAWLPVSHAQYRQWLFWKIHPHSSAYHTPMAVRITGALDREALAQAFSALVSRHESLRTCFEEQQGVPGLRVHANLAVTLEQQQAQAFDPAQLLQQLQADIQQPFDLANGPLIRMKLYQRGEQEHLLLVTLHHIVSDGWSMGVMVRECIAVYNHHAAGAAQPDFAPLPVQYADYASWQRERLSEGQMQAQLGYWQAHLEDDFAVLQLPADRPRPELQSYRGGRLDVRLPAQLTADLRRLAVRCNATLFHVFLASFGLLLARYSGNEKINIGVPMTNRNRLELEGLIGFFVNTVVLRLSVDYSVSFEQLLAHTKEISLQAQANKDLPFDALVEALQPERGMGYNPLFQVMYNHLRDLGEQVTGQSLNGLQVEEVDLDEGTAQFDLSLDTVERSDGVLATFTYAVDLFDPSRIQRMATHWLNLLQALCAQPHVCVDRLALATADERRLVERDWCQGPAEQLSDTAVARQFEAQVLRAPDAVAVIHEGQAWSYAELNRRANRLAHRLQALGAGPEVLIGVALERGLGMVAGLLAILKVGAAYVPLDPDYPAERLAYMIEDSGLALLLTQASLSEQLAVPACVTQVCLDALLEDGDASNPQVAIDPATLAYVMYTSGSTGRPKGVAITQGALSQHAQVSLGFFNLKPSDRILQFATFNFDGFVEQLYPALICGASVVVRGPELWGSERFYRELISNDISVVDVTTAYWFMLAKDFAEHGPRDYGRLHQFHAGGEAMPPEGLLAWQAAGLGHVTLLNTYGPTEATVTVTAHDCAPYLGATAQALPPVMPIGRVLAGRSIHLLDNSGGAVLNGAVGELMIGGELLARGYHQRPGLTAERFIPDPFGAPGSRLYRSGDLARYLADGQIEYAGRIDHQVKIRGFRIELGEVGARLLEHASVRDALVIDVDGPLGKQLVGYLVPAVADVAQASVQTQQELLAQLRTDLRSSLPDYMVPAHLIWLPELPLSPNGKLDRKALPQPDLAQLQVRYVPPYSDTECKVAAIWADVLRIEQVGLDDNFFELGGHSLLAAQALSRINSQLGIDMPIRLIFETPVLRAFAQALEGAGQALTEEGLAGIEQLMNELTEA
- a CDS encoding aspartate aminotransferase family protein, coding for MSTASSLARVVPASVPQPLYEFTDSPLLQRQQQQESNARSYPRRIPLALRRARGIHVEDVEGRQFIDCLAGAGTLALGHNHPVVVEAIQRVLADELPLHTLDLTTPVKDRFVQDLFGILPEALRREAKVQFCGPTGTDAVEAALKLVRTATGRSTVLAFQGAYHGMSQGALNLMGSHGPKQPLGALLGNGVQFMPYPYDYRCPFGLGGEAGVKANLHYLENLLLDPESGVPLPAAVILEVVQGEGGVVPADIEWLKGVRRITEQAGVALIVDEIQSGFARTGRMFAFEHAGIVPDVVTLSKAIGGSLPLAVVVYRDWLDTWKPGAHAGTFRGNQMAMAAGSAVINYLVEHRLAEHAEAMGQRLRGHLQRLQRDYPQLGDIRGRGLMLGVELVDPQGQPDALGHPPANRDLAPKVQRECLKRGLILELGGRHGAVVRFLPPLIISAEQIDEVAQRFSAAVAAAVGSV